The sequence GGTGGCGGCAATAATACCGTAGCTGGCCGTCTGGGGCAAAATGTGGCGGGTGATGATGTAGAGCGATCGCCCCCCCATCACCTGGCTAGCCTGGACAAATTCTCGCTCTTTGATCGACAGCACCTGGCCCCGAATTACCCGCGCCAGCCCGGCCCAGCCCACCAGCGACGTAATCAGCACGATTAGCAAAAACCGCTGGGTGCTAGAGATGCCCGCCGGCAGCACTGCCGCCAGAGCCACCAGTAGATAAATACTCGGAATCGTCATCAGCACTTCGACAAAGCGCATCAGCACGCCATCGACCGCGCCGCCAAAGTAGCCCGCCATGCCCCCCACCAGCATACCCAGCGGAAACGAAATGGCAATGCCAATCAGCCCGACGCTGAGGCTGACCCGACTGCCGTGGATCAGGCGGCTAAACTGGTCGCGGGCCTGCTCATCGGTGCCTAGCAAGTTAATCCGGGCGGGGCCAGCGGTGTCAAACAGGGTGAGTCGCCCCTGGTCATTGCGGTGCAAGATCCGCAGGGCCGAGGGTTGGGTGCGATCGACCACAATCTCCCGCTCCCCGGTCTCGATATCCACCGGCCCCTGGGTGGTGGGGTAGACATGGGGAAAGAACCGCCCGGTCTCGGCGTCGCGCCAGTAGACCTGAGTAGGGGGCAACAGCGACCCATTGAGCTGGGACTCGTAGGGGCTGTAGGGGGCAAAAAAGTCGGCCCCCAGCGCTACGCCGTAGAGCACGATCAGCAGAATTGCGCCCAGCTGAGCTAGGCGATTGGTTGTAAGCTTGCGCCACCAGGTCATAGGCCGATTGCAGAAGGGGGTTAGGTGTGGATTA is a genomic window of Nodosilinea sp. E11 containing:
- a CDS encoding ABC transporter permease, with translation MTWWRKLTTNRLAQLGAILLIVLYGVALGADFFAPYSPYESQLNGSLLPPTQVYWRDAETGRFFPHVYPTTQGPVDIETGEREIVVDRTQPSALRILHRNDQGRLTLFDTAGPARINLLGTDEQARDQFSRLIHGSRVSLSVGLIGIAISFPLGMLVGGMAGYFGGAVDGVLMRFVEVLMTIPSIYLLVALAAVLPAGISSTQRFLLIVLITSLVGWAGLARVIRGQVLSIKEREFVQASQVMGGRSLYIITRHILPQTASYGIIAATLAIPGFILAEAVLSFIGLGIQQPDASWGNMLTLATNASILVLQPWLVWPPAILIVVTTLAFNLLGDGLRDALDPRTLKQ